A window of the Gemmatirosa kalamazoonensis genome harbors these coding sequences:
- a CDS encoding GvpL/GvpF family gas vesicle protein, with protein MSNPIPATADAPEVGKYVYCVIRIDRTREFGGIGIGGGQRVYTIRHADLAAVVSDTPIVIYDPTRENVLAHEFVNETVMKEHTLIPMSFGTVFRSEEDVTELLRSTYQAFSDVLDKMQDKIEFGLKVLWDREKVVANLERENDEIRRLKDEISRHSASSTYFARMQLGRLIESALEEMSQRYVADIHEQLKTVAVASRSNKVIGDRMIMNAAFLVERAQEAPFDEKVKEASRQYEDILTFKYSGPWPPYNFVNIKLKLEKAG; from the coding sequence ATGAGCAATCCGATCCCCGCGACCGCCGACGCGCCCGAAGTCGGCAAGTACGTGTACTGCGTCATCCGCATCGACCGCACGCGGGAGTTCGGCGGCATCGGCATCGGCGGTGGGCAACGGGTCTACACCATCCGGCACGCGGACCTCGCCGCCGTCGTGAGCGACACGCCCATCGTCATCTACGACCCGACGCGCGAGAACGTGCTCGCCCACGAGTTCGTGAACGAGACGGTGATGAAGGAGCACACGCTGATCCCGATGTCGTTCGGCACCGTGTTCCGCTCCGAGGAGGACGTCACCGAGCTGCTGCGCTCCACCTACCAGGCGTTCAGCGACGTGCTCGACAAGATGCAGGACAAGATCGAGTTCGGGCTGAAGGTGCTGTGGGACCGCGAGAAGGTCGTCGCGAACCTGGAGCGCGAGAACGACGAGATCCGCCGCCTGAAGGACGAGATCAGCCGCCACTCCGCGAGCTCCACGTACTTCGCGCGCATGCAGCTCGGCCGGCTGATCGAGAGCGCGCTCGAGGAGATGAGCCAGCGCTACGTCGCCGACATCCACGAGCAGCTGAAGACCGTCGCCGTGGCGAGCCGCAGCAACAAGGTCATCGGCGACCGCATGATCATGAACGCGGCGTTCCTCGTCGAGCGCGCGCAGGAGGCGCCGTTCGACGAGAAGGTGAAGGAGGCGAGCCGCCAGTACGAGGACATCCTCACGTTCAAGTACTCGGGCCCGTGGCCGCCGTACAACTTCGTGAACATCAAGCTCAAGCTCGAGAAGGCGGGCTGA
- a CDS encoding gas vesicle protein K: MCPDNQDPADGALPAAALAALARALPERIDADPAQVEQGLAKLVLTVVELLRKVLEHQAVRRMDGGTLSEAEIETLGLALLKLDERMGEIKKVFGLTDADLNIDLGPLGRLL; encoded by the coding sequence ATGTGTCCCGATAATCAGGATCCCGCGGATGGCGCGCTCCCCGCGGCGGCGCTCGCGGCGCTCGCCCGCGCGCTGCCGGAGCGCATCGACGCCGACCCCGCGCAGGTGGAGCAGGGGCTGGCCAAGCTCGTCTTGACCGTCGTCGAGCTGCTGCGTAAGGTCCTCGAACACCAGGCCGTGCGCCGGATGGACGGCGGCACGTTGAGCGAGGCGGAGATCGAGACGTTGGGGCTCGCGCTGCTGAAGCTCGACGAGCGGATGGGAGAGATCAAGAAAGTGTTCGGTCTCACCGACGCCGATCTGAACATTGACCTCGGCCCGCTCGGGCGGCTCCTCTAG
- a CDS encoding GvpL/GvpF family gas vesicle protein, with amino-acid sequence MDLLYVYGIVPTALDMTGAPDGVEDASVSLVRAGDLAALVSRVDADAYAPERLEQATADVSWLGARAAAHDRVLTWASDRGPVAPLPIFSLFVDRPRVEAMLRDRAEVLARTLARVGAGREYALRVYRLDDALRDALGTLSPEIGALERDAAAASPGQRYLLQKKLETARKSELRRVGLAVAREVHAAASAEALAAVLDPVAAPQGGTDTLVLQAAYLVAPASLDAFRAALTDADRRYAGRGFRFEFTGPWPPYHFVRDGADAPDASDPVGAP; translated from the coding sequence ATGGATCTTCTTTACGTGTACGGCATCGTCCCCACAGCGCTCGACATGACTGGCGCCCCCGACGGCGTCGAGGACGCGTCGGTGTCGCTCGTGCGCGCGGGCGACCTCGCGGCGCTCGTGTCGCGCGTCGACGCGGACGCGTACGCGCCGGAGCGTCTCGAGCAGGCCACCGCGGACGTGTCGTGGCTCGGCGCGCGGGCCGCGGCGCACGACCGCGTGCTCACGTGGGCGAGCGACCGTGGGCCGGTCGCGCCGCTGCCCATCTTCTCGCTGTTCGTCGACCGGCCGCGCGTCGAGGCGATGCTGCGCGACCGCGCCGAGGTGCTCGCGCGCACGCTCGCGCGCGTGGGCGCGGGGCGCGAGTACGCGCTCCGCGTCTATCGCCTCGACGACGCGCTGCGCGACGCGTTGGGCACCCTGAGCCCCGAGATAGGCGCGCTCGAGCGCGACGCGGCCGCCGCGTCGCCCGGGCAGCGCTATCTCCTGCAGAAGAAGCTCGAGACCGCGCGCAAGTCGGAGCTGCGCCGCGTGGGGCTCGCCGTCGCGCGCGAGGTGCACGCCGCCGCGTCGGCCGAGGCGCTCGCCGCGGTGCTCGACCCAGTGGCCGCGCCGCAGGGCGGCACTGACACGCTCGTGCTGCAGGCCGCCTACCTCGTGGCGCCCGCGTCGCTCGACGCGTTCCGTGCCGCGCTCACCGACGCCGACCGCCGGTACGCGGGACGCGGCTTCCGCTTCGAGTTCACCGGGCCGTGGCCGCCGTACCACTTCGTGCGCGACGGCGCCGACGCGCCCGACGCGAGCGATCCGGTGGGCGCGCCGTGA
- a CDS encoding ArsA family ATPase, with protein sequence MTFVVGKGGVGKTTCAAALGLRAATRAPTLLLSTDPAGTLGDVLGAGPLSAEPARVADGLDALQLDAAAHRAAFLARWRAVLVTIIDRGTYLDRDDIEPLVDATFPGADEIFAVLHLGELLHDARWSRYERLVVDTAPTGHTLRLLELPRTFDALLALLEAMQEKHRFMVRALVHRYRADAADAFLRDMRARATALRDALRDPARTAAVVVTRDEPVVAAETARLVRALGEREIAVAAIVVNAAEGEPDVPNAFVVPRLDPPRGVDGLRAWAEAMHEHEPQRTRRTQRKPLEGFSSASSASSAVQLEALVRPLTVVAGKGGVGKTTVACALAVATAAPDRPTLLVSTDPAPSVGDALGIDVPDAETPVPGVPGLAARQMDAGAAFARLVASYQERIDEVFGGLVSHGVDAAHDRAIVRELLALAPPGVDELYALAELGATLEEGRWAQVIVDPAPTGHLLRLLEMPALALGWTHQLMRLILKYREVGGLAEAGEELLRFARRTRALGAMLGDAARAGVLVVTLDEPVVRAESARLIDAVRARGMDVVGVLRNRAAAPGPDMSAPAVPGLLGVDALRAWAARWTIAVRDRD encoded by the coding sequence CTGACGTTCGTCGTCGGCAAGGGAGGCGTCGGCAAGACGACGTGCGCGGCGGCGTTGGGCCTGCGCGCGGCGACGCGGGCTCCGACGCTGCTCCTCTCCACCGACCCCGCCGGAACGCTGGGCGACGTGCTCGGCGCCGGCCCGCTCTCCGCGGAGCCGGCGCGCGTGGCCGACGGCCTCGACGCGCTGCAGCTCGACGCGGCGGCGCACCGCGCGGCGTTCCTCGCGCGGTGGCGCGCGGTGCTCGTCACCATCATCGACCGCGGCACCTACCTCGACCGCGACGACATCGAGCCGCTCGTCGACGCCACGTTCCCCGGCGCCGACGAGATCTTCGCCGTGCTCCACCTCGGCGAGCTGCTGCACGACGCGCGCTGGAGCCGGTACGAGCGCCTCGTCGTCGACACGGCGCCCACCGGGCACACGCTGCGGCTCCTGGAGCTGCCGCGCACGTTCGACGCGCTACTCGCGCTGCTCGAGGCGATGCAGGAGAAGCACCGCTTCATGGTGCGCGCGCTCGTCCACCGCTACCGCGCCGACGCCGCCGACGCGTTCCTGCGCGACATGCGCGCGCGCGCCACCGCCCTCCGCGACGCCCTCCGCGACCCCGCCCGCACCGCTGCCGTCGTCGTCACGCGCGACGAGCCCGTCGTCGCCGCCGAGACCGCGCGGCTCGTGCGCGCGTTGGGCGAGCGCGAGATCGCCGTCGCCGCCATCGTCGTGAACGCGGCCGAGGGCGAGCCCGACGTGCCTAACGCGTTCGTCGTGCCGCGGCTCGATCCGCCGCGCGGCGTCGACGGGCTGCGGGCGTGGGCGGAGGCGATGCACGAGCATGAACCGCAGAGGACGCGGAGGACGCAGAGGAAACCACTCGAAGGGTTCTCCTCTGCGTCCTCTGCGTCCTCTGCGGTTCAACTGGAAGCGCTCGTCCGCCCGCTCACCGTCGTCGCCGGCAAGGGCGGCGTCGGCAAGACGACCGTCGCGTGCGCGCTCGCCGTCGCCACCGCGGCGCCCGACCGTCCCACGCTGCTCGTCTCCACCGACCCCGCGCCGTCGGTCGGCGACGCGTTAGGCATCGACGTCCCCGACGCGGAGACGCCGGTGCCCGGCGTGCCGGGGCTCGCGGCGCGGCAGATGGACGCCGGTGCGGCGTTCGCGCGGCTCGTCGCGTCGTATCAGGAGCGCATCGACGAGGTGTTCGGGGGGCTCGTCTCGCACGGTGTGGATGCGGCACACGACCGCGCGATCGTGCGCGAGCTGCTCGCGCTCGCCCCGCCCGGCGTCGACGAGCTGTACGCGCTCGCGGAGCTCGGCGCCACGCTGGAGGAGGGTCGCTGGGCGCAGGTGATCGTCGACCCAGCGCCCACCGGACACCTGCTCCGCCTGCTGGAGATGCCCGCGCTCGCGCTCGGGTGGACGCACCAGCTCATGCGCCTGATCCTGAAGTACCGCGAGGTCGGCGGGCTGGCCGAGGCGGGCGAGGAGCTGCTCCGCTTCGCCCGCCGCACGCGTGCCCTCGGCGCGATGCTCGGCGATGCCGCACGCGCCGGTGTGCTCGTCGTGACGCTCGACGAGCCGGTGGTGCGCGCCGAATCCGCGCGGCTGATCGACGCCGTGCGCGCGCGCGGCATGGACGTCGTCGGCGTGCTCCGCAATCGCGCGGCCGCACCTGGACCCGACATGTCCGCGCCCGCCGTTCCCGGCCTCCTCGGCGTCGATGCGCTGCGCGCGTGGGCCGCGCGGTGGACAATCGCGGTGCGCGACCGAGATTGA
- a CDS encoding GvpL/GvpF family gas vesicle protein, giving the protein MTVLLYGLLAAPADAEPPRGVRALDTAAGVAWVRTLAPAETPTPEEQQAALHAALQAGRTPLPARPGSRFDDDAALVAALARSADTWRSALERVRDRVEMMVFVPTERRDSGLGTRDSGLGNCSPTSPKSRVPSPESRGRAYLERLRAQLAPAPEAERWRTALRDAVGDLATDDAVVVHPSGQGILVSHLVPRDREADYRARVAAWRTAAGVARAVVVGPWPPFSFAADVSR; this is encoded by the coding sequence GTGACCGTGCTGCTCTACGGCCTGCTCGCCGCGCCGGCGGACGCCGAGCCACCGCGCGGCGTGCGCGCGCTCGACACGGCCGCGGGCGTCGCGTGGGTCCGCACGCTCGCCCCGGCCGAGACGCCCACGCCCGAGGAGCAGCAGGCCGCGCTGCACGCCGCGCTGCAGGCCGGCCGCACGCCGCTCCCCGCTCGCCCCGGCAGTCGCTTCGACGACGACGCCGCGCTGGTCGCCGCGCTCGCGCGCTCGGCCGACACGTGGCGTTCGGCGCTGGAACGCGTCCGCGATCGCGTCGAGATGATGGTGTTCGTGCCGACCGAGCGTCGGGACTCGGGACTGGGGACTCGGGACTCGGGACTCGGGAACTGCTCCCCCACGAGTCCCAAGTCCCGAGTCCCGAGTCCCGAGTCCCGAGGTCGCGCCTACCTCGAGCGCCTCCGCGCGCAGCTGGCCCCCGCGCCCGAGGCGGAGCGCTGGCGTACCGCGCTGCGCGACGCGGTCGGCGACCTGGCGACGGACGACGCGGTCGTGGTGCATCCCTCGGGGCAGGGGATCCTCGTGTCGCATCTCGTGCCGCGCGACCGCGAGGCGGACTACCGCGCGCGGGTGGCGGCGTGGCGCACGGCGGCCGGCGTCGCGCGCGCGGTCGTCGTCGGGCCGTGGCCCCCGTTCAGCTTCGCCGCCGATGTGTCCCGATAA
- a CDS encoding gas vesicle protein GvpG, with product MGLLSNILFFPITGPVAGIRWSLNKVLAVAEQELTDDTPIKQDLMELQMQLELGDIDDDEYVAREAVLMQRLREVRAWKERLGQPTAGGPVRVARETDDE from the coding sequence GTGGGTCTGCTCTCCAACATCCTGTTCTTCCCGATCACGGGGCCGGTCGCCGGCATCCGGTGGTCGTTGAACAAGGTGCTCGCCGTCGCGGAGCAGGAGCTCACCGACGACACGCCGATCAAGCAGGACCTCATGGAGCTGCAGATGCAGCTCGAGCTGGGCGACATCGACGACGACGAGTACGTCGCGCGCGAGGCCGTGCTGATGCAGCGCCTGCGCGAGGTCCGCGCCTGGAAGGAGCGACTCGGCCAGCCGACGGCGGGCGGGCCGGTGCGCGTCGCGCGCGAGACCGACGACGAGTAG
- a CDS encoding gas vesicle protein, with protein MADLVSPTRSNGLVDILDRVLDKGLVIAGDIKINLANVELLTIQVRLLVCSIDKAEQIGLNWWRNDPRLNMTAPAADALPSSEVEHRLQRIEAQLERLLTGGAANNAPAAE; from the coding sequence TTGGCTGATCTCGTTTCTCCGACGCGCAGCAACGGACTGGTCGACATCCTCGATCGGGTGCTCGACAAGGGCCTCGTCATCGCGGGCGACATCAAGATCAACCTGGCGAACGTCGAGCTGCTCACCATCCAGGTGCGATTGCTCGTCTGCTCCATCGACAAGGCGGAGCAGATCGGCTTGAACTGGTGGCGGAACGATCCGCGGCTGAACATGACGGCCCCCGCCGCCGACGCGCTTCCGTCGTCCGAGGTCGAGCACCGCCTGCAGCGCATCGAGGCGCAGCTCGAGCGGCTCCTCACGGGCGGCGCGGCGAACAACGCGCCCGCCGCCGAGTAG
- a CDS encoding gas vesicle protein, with protein MTHPAPLYPDDDDLDALESDEQLVLADLLNHVLDKGVVIHGSVIISIASIELVSVDLRLVLASVESLVRREKERDAARPAPNDAP; from the coding sequence GTGACGCACCCCGCGCCGCTGTACCCCGACGACGACGACCTCGACGCGCTCGAGTCGGACGAGCAGCTCGTGCTCGCCGATCTCCTGAACCACGTGCTCGACAAGGGCGTCGTGATCCACGGCAGCGTCATCATCTCCATCGCGAGCATCGAGCTCGTGTCGGTGGACCTGCGGCTCGTGCTCGCGTCGGTGGAGTCGCTCGTGCGGCGCGAGAAGGAGCGCGACGCCGCGCGCCCGGCGCCTAACGACGCGCCGTGA
- a CDS encoding PAS domain-containing sensor histidine kinase, with product MTAGPNVMPAAAAFDARPRDGLLSALAEAPDYAAAAAFLLAELASSTGARRCALLRFDPVAEELALVALHGFSPAPDERAEPLYHTLADSALGFAPRDSDGGRESGREGVALWERAHPLIVSALALTPVVGTTPLASPPSLAGFASWTALPMPQPHYRGAPALWSDAHAREVLAPSGARLVPLAERRFSSAPGGVVAFEGVLDDAMLQEVASLVMLAGPVLGRLAALETAERTADRVGQERDRLTLMIDSLPDPVVITNAANDIVLQNKRALHLLAVNEGDSPGRRRAVELNNLLFTSFLSKAVMSAGPDSGARELNLVDPDEGDDLLFEVLAHPIGERVGPEDAFLSVLRDVTDLRRATRELEWQVQRVRQAEVKATSERDRLNLILENVADPILVTDDQSNIILMNDQAEGLFQVGEAGTRSRRELIAVRGNDTKFTSFISDFMLQEDRARREQMSLLVPSSGQELPVEVVSGKITNERGEPIAIVSVLHDLTKQAENERLYETLKQLNAQLEERVRAAVADLAEQNARLQWQSHEVERANRLKSEFLASMSHELRTPINALLGYASLMLEGVFGPITDDQREAMERSRAAADHLLTLVNDILDLAKIEAGKMPLIRESVALDEVITEVSQQIEPLVRKKALAYEIGIAPECPVIETDRTKLKQVLLNLLSNAMKFTNRGGITVTAVPERGGERAGVRIDVTDTGIGIEEKNLTVIWEDFRQIDQSRTREFGGTGLGLSITRRLLDRLGGAVSVRSVFGQGSTFSVHLPLAIPPSPDLTDEETATAA from the coding sequence ATGACGGCGGGACCGAACGTCATGCCTGCTGCGGCGGCGTTCGACGCGCGGCCGCGCGACGGACTGCTCTCGGCGCTCGCCGAAGCACCCGACTACGCGGCCGCGGCCGCGTTCCTGCTCGCCGAGCTGGCGTCGTCCACCGGGGCGCGCCGCTGCGCGCTGCTCCGCTTCGATCCCGTCGCCGAGGAGCTCGCGCTCGTCGCGCTGCACGGCTTCTCGCCGGCGCCGGACGAGCGCGCCGAGCCGCTCTATCACACGCTCGCCGACAGCGCCCTCGGCTTCGCGCCGCGCGACAGCGACGGCGGGCGCGAGAGCGGGCGCGAGGGCGTCGCGCTGTGGGAGCGCGCGCACCCGCTCATCGTCTCGGCGCTCGCGCTCACGCCCGTCGTCGGCACGACGCCGCTCGCGAGCCCGCCATCGCTGGCCGGCTTCGCGTCGTGGACCGCGCTGCCGATGCCGCAGCCGCATTACCGCGGCGCGCCCGCGCTGTGGAGCGACGCGCACGCGCGCGAGGTGCTCGCGCCGAGCGGGGCGCGCCTCGTGCCGCTCGCCGAGCGGCGGTTCAGCTCCGCGCCCGGCGGCGTCGTCGCGTTCGAGGGCGTGCTCGACGACGCGATGCTGCAGGAGGTCGCGTCGCTCGTCATGCTCGCCGGGCCCGTGCTGGGCCGCCTCGCCGCGCTGGAGACCGCGGAGCGCACCGCCGATCGCGTGGGGCAGGAGCGCGACCGGCTCACGCTGATGATCGACTCGCTCCCCGATCCGGTCGTCATCACGAACGCGGCGAACGACATCGTCCTGCAGAACAAGCGCGCGCTCCACCTGCTCGCCGTGAACGAGGGCGACTCGCCGGGGCGCCGCCGCGCCGTGGAGCTGAACAACCTGCTCTTCACGTCGTTCCTGTCGAAGGCGGTGATGAGCGCGGGGCCCGATTCCGGCGCGCGCGAGCTGAACCTCGTCGACCCCGATGAGGGCGACGACCTGCTGTTCGAGGTGCTCGCGCATCCCATCGGCGAGCGTGTCGGGCCCGAGGACGCGTTCCTCTCCGTGCTGCGCGACGTGACCGACCTGCGCCGCGCGACGCGCGAGCTGGAGTGGCAGGTGCAGCGCGTGCGGCAGGCGGAGGTGAAGGCGACGAGCGAGCGCGATCGGCTCAACCTCATCCTCGAGAACGTCGCCGACCCGATCCTCGTGACCGACGACCAGTCGAACATCATCCTGATGAACGACCAGGCCGAGGGGCTGTTCCAGGTCGGCGAGGCGGGGACGCGGTCGCGGCGCGAGCTCATCGCCGTGCGCGGCAACGACACGAAGTTCACGTCGTTCATCTCCGACTTCATGCTGCAGGAGGACCGCGCGCGCCGCGAGCAGATGTCGCTGCTCGTGCCGTCGAGCGGGCAGGAGCTGCCCGTCGAGGTGGTCTCCGGCAAGATCACGAACGAGCGCGGCGAGCCGATCGCCATCGTGTCGGTGCTGCACGACCTCACGAAGCAGGCGGAGAACGAGCGGCTGTACGAGACGCTGAAGCAGCTCAACGCGCAGCTCGAGGAGCGCGTGCGCGCCGCGGTCGCCGACCTGGCGGAGCAGAACGCGCGGCTGCAGTGGCAGTCGCACGAGGTGGAGCGCGCGAACCGGCTGAAGAGCGAGTTCCTCGCCAGCATGTCGCACGAGCTGCGCACGCCGATCAACGCGCTGCTGGGCTACGCGTCGCTCATGCTGGAAGGCGTGTTCGGTCCGATCACCGACGATCAGCGCGAGGCGATGGAGCGCAGCCGCGCCGCCGCCGACCACCTGCTCACGCTGGTGAACGACATCCTCGACCTCGCGAAGATCGAGGCCGGGAAGATGCCGCTCATCCGGGAGTCGGTGGCGCTCGACGAGGTGATCACGGAGGTCAGCCAGCAGATCGAGCCGCTCGTGCGCAAGAAGGCGCTCGCGTACGAGATCGGCATCGCGCCGGAGTGCCCGGTCATCGAGACCGACCGCACGAAGCTGAAGCAGGTGCTCCTCAACCTGCTGTCGAACGCGATGAAGTTCACGAACCGCGGCGGCATCACCGTCACCGCGGTGCCCGAGCGCGGCGGCGAGCGCGCCGGCGTGCGCATCGACGTCACCGACACCGGGATCGGCATCGAGGAGAAGAACCTCACGGTGATCTGGGAGGACTTCCGCCAGATCGACCAGTCGCGCACGCGCGAGTTCGGCGGCACGGGCCTCGGCCTCTCCATCACACGGCGGCTGCTCGACCGACTCGGCGGCGCGGTGTCGGTGCGCTCGGTGTTCGGTCAGGGGTCGACGTTCTCCGTGCACCTGCCGCTCGCGATCCCGCCATCGCCCGACCTCACCGACGAGGAGACGGCGACGGCGGCCTAA
- a CDS encoding serine hydrolase domain-containing protein yields MVARSLLALLMAAVLASPSQAQAPADLDAFVLAQMARRHVDGLSLAIVQDGRVVYARGYGVTDRRESRRVDTTTLFQAGSISKPVAALGALRLVEQGTLTLDDDVNARLTSWRVPASRFTATAPVTLRRLLSHTAGLTVHGFPGYDVDSVRPTVVQVLDGAPPANTAPVRNDTTPGARYNYSGGGITIAQLLMTDVTGRPFAAYMHDAVLVPLGMGRSSYEQPLPAALAANTAAGHYDDGRAVHGRWHVYPEMAAAGLWTTASDLARFAIGVQRAYAGVPGALVAQATARQMLTEQMAGYGLGVGVRTLGGVLRFGHGGRDEGFDARLEATTTGQAYAIMINANDDSRLVGRIGDFIERAYRWPGAPAYRPPNATPIAAAELGAATGLYDVGGGGFLTLVARDGRLYTSTGGAPDEEYVPLGHDRFASVDRDVTLALTRDETGQVVALARTAGTSTRALPRLGPLLRGATGTLDATAAARGDSVLRALGTGSLRTVGGVTAGARSDFGAMTWPPVAGLKDATLVGVARVTGGEVVRHGSAVARVAYYRVTTDAGPRRIVVYFTPDGLVTDVDVIDE; encoded by the coding sequence ATGGTCGCACGCTCCCTTCTCGCGCTGCTCATGGCCGCCGTGCTCGCGTCGCCGTCGCAGGCGCAGGCGCCGGCGGATCTCGACGCGTTCGTGCTCGCCCAGATGGCGCGGCGGCACGTCGACGGCCTGTCGCTCGCGATCGTGCAGGACGGCCGCGTCGTCTACGCGCGCGGCTACGGCGTGACCGACCGCCGCGAGAGCCGCCGCGTCGACACGACGACGCTGTTCCAGGCGGGATCCATCAGCAAGCCCGTCGCCGCGTTAGGCGCCCTGCGCCTCGTCGAGCAGGGCACGCTCACGCTCGACGACGACGTGAACGCGAGGCTCACGTCGTGGCGCGTGCCCGCGTCCCGCTTCACCGCGACGGCGCCGGTCACGCTGCGCCGGCTGCTCTCGCACACCGCCGGTCTCACCGTGCACGGCTTCCCCGGCTACGACGTCGACTCGGTCCGGCCGACGGTCGTGCAGGTGCTCGACGGCGCGCCGCCGGCCAACACGGCGCCGGTGCGCAACGACACCACGCCCGGCGCGCGGTACAACTACTCCGGCGGCGGCATCACGATCGCGCAGCTGCTGATGACCGACGTCACCGGCCGGCCGTTCGCCGCGTACATGCACGACGCCGTGCTCGTGCCGTTAGGCATGGGCCGCAGCAGCTACGAGCAGCCGCTCCCCGCGGCGCTCGCCGCCAACACCGCCGCGGGGCACTACGACGACGGCCGCGCGGTCCACGGGCGCTGGCACGTCTATCCCGAGATGGCTGCCGCCGGGCTGTGGACGACGGCGAGCGACCTCGCCCGGTTCGCGATCGGCGTGCAGCGCGCATACGCCGGCGTACCGGGCGCGCTCGTCGCGCAAGCCACCGCGCGGCAGATGCTGACCGAGCAGATGGCCGGCTACGGGCTCGGCGTCGGCGTGCGCACGCTCGGCGGCGTGCTGCGCTTCGGCCACGGCGGCCGCGACGAGGGGTTCGACGCGCGCCTCGAGGCGACGACGACGGGGCAGGCGTACGCGATCATGATCAACGCGAACGACGACTCGCGCCTCGTCGGCCGCATCGGCGACTTCATCGAGCGCGCCTACCGCTGGCCCGGCGCGCCCGCCTACCGGCCGCCTAACGCAACGCCGATCGCGGCGGCGGAGCTCGGGGCGGCGACGGGGCTGTACGACGTCGGCGGCGGCGGCTTCCTCACGCTCGTCGCGCGCGACGGCCGTCTCTACACGTCGACCGGCGGCGCCCCCGACGAGGAGTACGTCCCGCTCGGCCACGACCGCTTCGCGTCGGTCGACCGCGACGTCACGCTGGCGCTGACCCGCGACGAGACCGGCCAGGTCGTCGCGCTCGCGCGCACGGCCGGCACGAGCACGCGTGCGCTCCCGCGACTCGGCCCGCTGCTCCGCGGCGCGACGGGCACGCTCGACGCCACGGCCGCGGCGCGCGGCGACAGCGTGCTGCGCGCGCTCGGCACCGGATCGCTGCGCACGGTCGGCGGCGTCACGGCGGGCGCGCGGAGCGACTTCGGCGCGATGACGTGGCCGCCGGTGGCGGGGCTGAAGGACGCGACGCTCGTCGGTGTGGCGCGCGTCACCGGCGGCGAGGTGGTGCGACACGGCAGCGCGGTGGCGCGCGTGGCGTACTACCGCGTGACCACCGACGCCGGGCCGCGGCGGATCGTCGTCTACTTCACGCCGGACGGCCTGGTCACCGACGTCGACGTGATCGACGAGTAG